The following is a genomic window from Tsukamurella pulmonis.
GCCGGGTCGGGCACCAGCGGCAGGTCCGCGGTGTCGCCGGCGACGGGGAGGGCTCCGAGGCGGGCCGTCACGGCGCCGCCGAGGGTCTCGGCGTCGCCGGGCTCCAGGTCCACCTCGAGCAGGCGTTCCACCTCGTCGAGGTGGACATCGCCGCGCAGCAGCCAGCCGTCGTGCTCGCGCACGGCCGGCGCCACCGCGGTGCCGTCGTGCTCGTCGTCGATCTCACCGACGAGTTCCTCGGCGATGTCCTCGACGGTGACCACGCCGTCGAAGCCGCCGTACTCGTCGATGACGAGGGCCATCTCCTGGCCGGCGTCCGCGAGCTGCGCGACGACGGTCGGCAGCGGCATCGAGCCGGGTACGACCACGGCCGGGCGGCAGCGCGAGCGGGCCGTCCCCGAGGGGTCGGCGAGCAGGTCGTGCAGCGTGATGACACCGATCAGGTCGTCCGCCGTCGCGCCGACCACCGGGTAGCGCGTGTGGCCGTCCGCCATGCGGTCGAGGACGGCGGCCGCGGCCTCGTCGGCGGCGACCACGTCGACGCGGGCGCGCGGGATCATCGCGTGCTCGGCGGTGTGCGTCGGGAAGTCCAGGATCCGGTCGAGCAGGGTCGACAGCTCGCGCGGCAGCTCACCCGCGTCGCGCGAGGCCGCCACGATGTGCTCGAGATCGCGCGGGGTCGCGGAGTGCTCCACGTCGTGCACCGGCTCGATCCGCACGGCGCGCAGCAGCAGGTTCGAGGCCTGATCGAAGAACCGGATCAGCCACCCGAAGGTGCGCAGGTAGATCGTCGTGGAGGTGGCCAGGCGGCGGGCCACGGGCTCGGGGCGCGAGATCGCCAGGTTCTTCGGGAAGAGCTCTCCGAAGACCATCTGCACGACGGTCGAGAAGCCGACCGCGAGGACGGCGCCGATGCCGATGCCGACGGCGGCGGGAACGCCCACGCCGCCGAACAGCGTGCCGATGCCCTGCCCGATCAGCGGCTCGGCGACGTAGCCGACGAGCAGGCCCGTGACGGTGATGCCGAGCTGCGCGCCCGAGAGCATGAAGGAGGTGCGGCGGGTGACCTGCAGGGCGCGGGCGGAGGCCTCGTCACCGGCTTCAGCGCGCGCGGAGAGCCGCGAGCGGTCGACCGCCATGTACGCGAATTCCTGGGCCACGAAGTAGCCGGTGAACGCGGTGATCAGGAGGACCACCAGGATGCCGACGAGGATCGTGAGGACGGTGACGATCATCGAGCGGCCCCTCGACGGGGCGGGTGCTCAGCGGTTCCGGGTCTTCGGCGTTTGCGCGAGGCGCGTCTCATCGCTTCTCTCTGTAGTTTCTCGCCCGCCTGGTCGCGGGCATGAGTAAAGAATAGGTCAAGTGCGCCGATCCGGCATCGCCGCAGATCGCGGGCACCGCCGGAAACGACGAAGGCGGCTTCCGGACGAGCCGGAAACCGCCTGTGATCGCGTACGAAGTGTTTGTGGAGCCTAGGAGATTCGATATCTCTAGGAGCCTCCTGACTGTCCACGACGTGGCTGACGGGTCTCATCGTGGCTGTTGTGGCCCTGTGGCGGACGGATTATCTGCATGTTCTCCTCGACGGGCTTCTTGTTTGGCCGGCGGCCGGGTTCCCAGTTCGAGGAGTCGGCTTCGGAGCGCCTCGTTCTCGGTGTGTAGTTGCTCGAGCTGTTCGGTCAGTTCGCGGTTGCGGTCGATCGCGGTTGCGAGCTTGGTGCGGAGGGATTCGGCACTGGCTGCCCTGGAGCGTTCTATTCCGGCGGTGGCGGTGCCGCGCTTCGCGTCGATATCCTGCCGGAGCTGGGTTTGCTTGTAGAGGAAGCTGGTTGAGACGTCGGCGGCTCTGGCGACAGCGACGAAGGTGACGGGTTGTCCGGTGTTGTGCAGCCGGGTGATGGCTCGACGTGCGCGGGCGGTCGCGCTGGTTGTGCGGGCGGCGGCGGCCGCGGTGAGGCGTGCAGTGCGGTGATCGCGGTCGCCATTGCTCACCTGGATTCCTGCGTGTCTGAGTCGATTTCGTCGATGAGCCTGGTGACCTTGTCGAGCATGGTCTTGTTCAGGTCCGCTGCCTGGCGGTCGCCGTTGTCTTGTGCTTGGGCGGCGAGCTGTCTGAGCTGGTCGCGGTGGGTGATGTGTGCGCCGAGGAAGGTGCGGCCGCCGGGGTCGTGGAAGGAGCAGTCGATGCAGGGGTTCGGGCGGAACTCGCAGCGCTGCGTCGCGGGGAGCGTGCAGAACCCGTTGGGCAGTGCGGTGGTGAAGCGGGCGCGCAGGCGCTCGACGGTGGCGTCGACGCCCTTGTCGGGGTTGGTGTCCCAGAATTCGCGGGCTTTGCGGGCGAGGGTGTCGTCGGTAATGCGAGCGTAGGTCGCGGTCATGGTGTCGCTGTGGTGGCCGAGGAAGTCGCGCACTTCCGGTTGGGTCCATCCGTTGTTGAGCAGGTGCATTCCGATGGTGTGGCGGAAGCGGTGGACGTCGCCTCCGGAGATCTTCTCGCCGGTGGCGACGGACGTGGTGATGCCGTGCTCGCGGAACAGTGCGGCGAGGCGGTGTCGTAGCCCGCTGGTGGACCAGGGCTGGGTGCGGCCGGCGATGGCGCTGGACCGGGCGCCAGGGAAGAGGTGCTCGGCGTCGGGGCCGTAGGTGTCGCGGACGCGGGTCTGCTGGTCGCGGATGATCTCGGCGAGGCTTTCGGGGACTGGAAGCCGCCGCCAGGCGCTGGTTTTGGTCATCCAGTATTCGATCCAGTGGCCCTGCTCACTGTGTTGGAGGCAGTCGATCGGGAGGGCGACGAGTTCGGATATGCGGCACCCCGCCCATCGTGTGGTGGCGATCATCGCCCGGAGGGTGGGGTCGGTGGCCGGGTTGTCGACGATCAGGGTGTCGATGCGTTCGATGACATCGGGTGGAAAGGGCCTCGGTCGGCGGGTCTTGCGGTGGACGTTCTCGCCGCGGCGCAGGAAGATCGCTGATCCCAGGTCGTCGACGAGTCCGCAGTCGCGCAGTGTTTCGAGCAGGTAGGCCGCGGTGTTCGCGAGCTGGGGGCTTGCCTTGGTGTCGGGGCGGCGCGTCCATTCGAGGTAGTCCAGGAACGCCGTCCGAGTGACCGCAGACGGTTCGGGAACGGTTCCGTCGAGCGTGAGGAACTGGGCGAGCTGGCGGGTGGCGCGCAGCCACTGGGTGAGCGTTCCCCAGGACATGCGGGAGGTAGACAACTGTTGGCGGGCCAGGCTTTTGACGGCCTCTTTGAGCCAGGGCACCGGGATGGTGGCCCAGTCGACAGCGGTTCGTGTCGCCCCGGCTTGGGTGGCGTCGAGGACGAACTCGAATCCGTCGCGCCACCGCCAGTGATCCGCGGCCCATGGGTCGGGGTCGGTGGCCCCGTGAAGGAGTCGGAAGAACCTCCGGATGTAGGGAGCGCAGAGGGAGTCGAAGTTGGTGTAAGGCCAGTGCTGCCTGCACAGCAGCAGCCAGTCGTCGACGGGGCGTTCGGTCAGGGAGCTGGTGATACGCCCGTGCGCGACCTCGATGAGGACGATCAGGGCGCGGCGCAGGCCGGCGTTGGGGGTCCAGTCGCCGCGGCCGATCTTGGTTGCGGCGACGAACCGGACTTCGTCGGCGGCCGCCGCTGGGATGCGGCGGAAGTCGACGACCTGCGTGGTGGCGGGCCGTCCACGGGGCACGCCGACGGGCAGAGCGCTGGTGGTGGCCCAGGCGTCAAAGTCGGCGGGCTGTCCAGCGCGGAACCACTGGAAGTAGTGGGCATAGCACAGCCCCGAGGTGGCGGCTGCGCGTCCACCGGGGCCGCCGAGCCAGTACCGCTCGCCGTCGCAGTCGGAGACGGCGCACGGGTCGGTGGCGGCGCGGCGGCGGTCGCCGGCGATGTCGACGACCGGCCACGTCGATGCGCACCAAGGCCCGTCCGGCACCTGCAGAGCGGGGACGCCGCGGGGCCCGGACCGGGCGCGCTCGCCGTTACCGCGCGCCATCGCCGTCTCCCTTCAGTCGGTACTGCTGCGGTTCTCGCCAGACCAGATGCTCGGTGGTGCGGAGCTTTTCGGCGAGGTCGTCGCTGGCGAGGTGAATGTAGACGTCGGCGCTGGCCGAATGGGATTGGCCGAGGCGGGCAGCGATCTCGGCCGCGGTCCATCCGGCTTTGGCCAGGGCGGTGGCGTGGGTGTGGCGGAGCATGTGCGGGTTGAGGTCGTCGATCCCGGCGGCGGCGCCGATCCGTTCGATGAGCTGGTAGGCGTTGGAGTAGGTCATCGGACCACCGACGGGTGGGCGTGAGAGGTTGACGAACACGTAATCGCTGTCGACGTGGGCGATCTCACCGAGCAGGTACGCGGCATACAGGTCGAAGAACCGCCGCGGAGCCTCGACGATGAATTGGGTCTTCTGCTTTGATAGCGCCCCGTTGGCGTTGTCGTCACGCCGGCGGATCATCACCTGCCTGCGCATCGGGTTCAAGTCGCCGTGGCGCAGGCCGAGCGCTTGGCCTACCCGCAGGCCCAGGTCGTACTGCGCCGACAGCAGCAGTCGGTCACGGGTGGTCGACGCCGCGGCGAGCAGCTTGGCGAAGTCGGTCTCGAAGTCGATGACCTGCACGGTCTCTGCCGACTGCCGGTCGGGCCGGGCCAGGCGGGAGACTTCGCGCGGACGGCGGTGTTCGAGGTGCGCAAGGAAGCTGTGCGCGCGCCGCGGCAGCTTCGACGGGTTGCGGGTCAGTACCAGATCCTGCGGTCCCCGGCCCTCGACGCGGTGGAACTCGTAAAACTCCCGCACCGCGGCGCTGACCGCTTTCACCGTGCCGGGTGCACGGCCCCCGCACCGCGACGGCAGCGGCGGCAGTCCAGCGGTGAGAACGGCGACGAAGTCACAAAGCTGCCGGAAATCCAGCTCATCCCAAACGATTCCCCGCGCAGCCAGCCAACGATAGAACTGACTCAGGTGCCGCGCGTACGAGCGGACGGTGTTCTGAGAACGTCCGATCGCCCGCTGCCAATGCAGGAACTGCTCGATCTCGAGCACCGGCAAACCCTGTTGGTCGACGACGGTCCACGACCGGACCCCGTGGACCGTGACCGGGGCGGCCCTCATCGCTGGTCCTCGAGGCCGTCGGCGCGGCGCGGCCGGCGGGTCGTGATGTCAGTGCGCCGACGCTGCTGTTCGTCACGCACATCGATGACCACGTCATCGGCGATCGCGGCGTCGGCGATCGACGCAGCGGGCAGCCGCCCGGGCAGCCAGCGCACGTCCCGCTTGCGCCACGCGGCGTACCTCTGCTGCACCTGGTCCATCGGGATCTCGAACCGTTCCCACTGCACCCCGGGGGCGCTGACCCAGATCCGCCGCACGTGCGAATCGGTCGCCGCGTCGTAGTCCCAGGTCAGCTCGCAGTGCGTGGGATCGCCCACCAGCTGCAGAGTCTGCGAGTCCTGCTTGATGAAGGCCTTGCGCCGAGTGTTGGTGCCCTCCATCTCCTTGTGATGGATCGCCAGGTAAGTACGGCCGTGACTACTCACCTCGGACCACTGATACGGCCGCTTGACCAGGTGCCCGGGCGGGTGCATCCCCTGGGTGCTCAGCCACACGTTGGTGCCGGCGGAGACAAACGCCGCAACGTGACTACCCCGCAGCAGCGGCTGCAGCACCGTCCGCAAGTGC
Proteins encoded in this region:
- a CDS encoding hemolysin family protein, yielding MIVTVLTILVGILVVLLITAFTGYFVAQEFAYMAVDRSRLSARAEAGDEASARALQVTRRTSFMLSGAQLGITVTGLLVGYVAEPLIGQGIGTLFGGVGVPAAVGIGIGAVLAVGFSTVVQMVFGELFPKNLAISRPEPVARRLATSTTIYLRTFGWLIRFFDQASNLLLRAVRIEPVHDVEHSATPRDLEHIVAASRDAGELPRELSTLLDRILDFPTHTAEHAMIPRARVDVVAADEAAAAVLDRMADGHTRYPVVGATADDLIGVITLHDLLADPSGTARSRCRPAVVVPGSMPLPTVVAQLADAGQEMALVIDEYGGFDGVVTVEDIAEELVGEIDDEHDGTAVAPAVREHDGWLLRGDVHLDEVERLLEVDLEPGDAETLGGAVTARLGALPVAGDTADLPLVPDPADPFAPRRALRATVRTVERRVPAVVHLSLGAHDATEADDV
- a CDS encoding DUF6262 family protein, with translation MSNGDRDHRTARLTAAAAARTTSATARARRAITRLHNTGQPVTFVAVARAADVSTSFLYKQTQLRQDIDAKRGTATAGIERSRAASAESLRTKLATAIDRNRELTEQLEQLHTENEALRSRLLELGTRPPAKQEARRGEHADNPSATGPQQPR
- a CDS encoding tyrosine-type recombinase/integrase; its protein translation is MARGNGERARSGPRGVPALQVPDGPWCASTWPVVDIAGDRRRAATDPCAVSDCDGERYWLGGPGGRAAATSGLCYAHYFQWFRAGQPADFDAWATTSALPVGVPRGRPATTQVVDFRRIPAAAADEVRFVAATKIGRGDWTPNAGLRRALIVLIEVAHGRITSSLTERPVDDWLLLCRQHWPYTNFDSLCAPYIRRFFRLLHGATDPDPWAADHWRWRDGFEFVLDATQAGATRTAVDWATIPVPWLKEAVKSLARQQLSTSRMSWGTLTQWLRATRQLAQFLTLDGTVPEPSAVTRTAFLDYLEWTRRPDTKASPQLANTAAYLLETLRDCGLVDDLGSAIFLRRGENVHRKTRRPRPFPPDVIERIDTLIVDNPATDPTLRAMIATTRWAGCRISELVALPIDCLQHSEQGHWIEYWMTKTSAWRRLPVPESLAEIIRDQQTRVRDTYGPDAEHLFPGARSSAIAGRTQPWSTSGLRHRLAALFREHGITTSVATGEKISGGDVHRFRHTIGMHLLNNGWTQPEVRDFLGHHSDTMTATYARITDDTLARKAREFWDTNPDKGVDATVERLRARFTTALPNGFCTLPATQRCEFRPNPCIDCSFHDPGGRTFLGAHITHRDQLRQLAAQAQDNGDRQAADLNKTMLDKVTRLIDEIDSDTQESR
- a CDS encoding tyrosine-type recombinase/integrase encodes the protein MLEIEQFLHWQRAIGRSQNTVRSYARHLSQFYRWLAARGIVWDELDFRQLCDFVAVLTAGLPPLPSRCGGRAPGTVKAVSAAVREFYEFHRVEGRGPQDLVLTRNPSKLPRRAHSFLAHLEHRRPREVSRLARPDRQSAETVQVIDFETDFAKLLAAASTTRDRLLLSAQYDLGLRVGQALGLRHGDLNPMRRQVMIRRRDDNANGALSKQKTQFIVEAPRRFFDLYAAYLLGEIAHVDSDYVFVNLSRPPVGGPMTYSNAYQLIERIGAAAGIDDLNPHMLRHTHATALAKAGWTAAEIAARLGQSHSASADVYIHLASDDLAEKLRTTEHLVWREPQQYRLKGDGDGAR